In Spartobacteria bacterium, the following are encoded in one genomic region:
- a CDS encoding prepilin-type N-terminal cleavage/methylation domain-containing protein, whose product MNLVHQQSRRKGGFTLIEVLMVVVIILISTGIAAVSFSHSFKGMKLRLGSRAVVMAGRYARSMAVLHQTDTAVLFDSELATVQVVMLRTAKKSDEEMFLDATQEESPEDIGIEQKLSRKLKDVKMVSVSASDDSEVQEIDGIYWIMYYPNGQCDPYSVLLQDENGKSVTIDVDPLSGRAAVH is encoded by the coding sequence ATGAATTTAGTTCATCAGCAGAGCCGCCGTAAGGGCGGCTTTACGCTGATTGAGGTGCTGATGGTGGTGGTGATCATTTTGATTTCCACTGGGATCGCCGCCGTTTCCTTCAGTCACTCTTTTAAAGGGATGAAATTGCGGCTAGGCAGCAGGGCCGTGGTTATGGCGGGTCGATATGCCCGCAGCATGGCGGTTCTTCATCAAACGGATACTGCGGTTCTTTTTGATAGCGAGCTGGCTACCGTTCAAGTTGTGATGCTCCGTACTGCTAAAAAAAGCGATGAAGAAATGTTTCTCGATGCCACCCAGGAAGAGTCTCCGGAGGACATTGGCATTGAACAGAAACTGTCACGTAAACTTAAAGATGTAAAAATGGTCAGTGTGTCGGCTTCTGATGATTCCGAGGTGCAGGAAATCGATGGCATTTATTGGATTATGTATTATCCCAATGGGCAATGCGATCCATACAGCGTCCTGTTGCAGGATGAGAATGGCAAATCCGTGACCATCGACGTCGATCCGCTTTCCGGTCGTGCGGCAGTGCACTAG
- the gspG gene encoding type II secretion system protein GspG, which translates to MSTMKNKTLARQASQGFTLIEILLVVVIIGILAAVAVPKFAGRIGQSKDSAAKASLQAVSLALDMYEVDHGNYPASLNDLVQGSGANWHGPYLKKGMPKDPWGNTFIYSAGSGSYTLKSSGPPGGPEISLDTPQ; encoded by the coding sequence ATGAGTACAATGAAAAATAAGACGTTAGCACGCCAGGCCAGTCAGGGTTTTACACTGATTGAAATTCTGCTGGTTGTGGTCATCATCGGCATTCTCGCCGCTGTGGCCGTGCCGAAATTTGCCGGTCGTATTGGTCAATCAAAAGACAGTGCCGCAAAGGCGAGTCTGCAGGCAGTGAGCCTTGCGCTGGATATGTATGAAGTGGATCACGGGAATTACCCTGCCTCCCTGAATGATCTGGTACAGGGGAGCGGAGCCAACTGGCATGGCCCGTATCTGAAAAAAGGCATGCCCAAAGATCCCTGGGGGAATACCTTTATTTACAGTGCCGGCAGTGGATCTTATACATTGAAATCTTCAGGACCTCCCGGCGGACCGGAAATTTCATTGGATACCCCTCAATGA
- a CDS encoding mechanosensitive ion channel — MSDLTLSTWIKLKHLTGLFGIRLILALAILILGLYMAKWVRSALEKWMRRRRIEETLVTFLGNLSYLTCISFVIISALTKFGIPATSFIALLTTAGIAVAMGLKDSLSNFSSGILLLFLKYFKVGDYIQAGGVGGIVEELTLFTTVLRTPDNKRVIVPNAKLTGDNMTNFSTKDTRRIDLTYSVSYDADIDHVKQVLRHIVDEDARILKDPEVKIGFMEFASSSLNFVVRPWVKSTDYWDVLFAINERVKKEFDKQGIEIPYPQQDVHVMDNKSN, encoded by the coding sequence ATGTCTGATTTAACGCTGAGCACATGGATTAAACTGAAACATCTGACGGGGCTTTTCGGAATACGCCTGATTTTGGCACTGGCGATACTGATCCTAGGCCTGTATATGGCCAAATGGGTTCGCTCTGCGCTCGAAAAATGGATGCGCAGAAGGCGCATTGAAGAAACGCTCGTCACCTTTCTGGGGAACCTGAGTTATCTGACGTGCATCTCCTTTGTCATCATTTCTGCCCTGACAAAATTCGGGATTCCCGCCACCTCCTTCATTGCCCTGCTCACGACGGCCGGCATTGCTGTTGCTATGGGATTAAAGGATTCGCTTTCGAATTTCTCCTCGGGCATTTTGCTGTTGTTTTTGAAGTATTTTAAGGTTGGCGATTATATTCAGGCGGGCGGGGTTGGTGGAATTGTAGAAGAACTGACTTTGTTTACCACCGTCCTGCGTACCCCGGACAATAAACGGGTCATCGTGCCCAATGCTAAATTAACGGGGGATAATATGACAAATTTTAGCACAAAAGATACGCGTCGCATTGACCTTACTTATTCCGTTTCCTATGACGCGGATATTGACCACGTAAAACAGGTGCTGCGACATATCGTCGACGAAGACGCACGGATTCTGAAAGATCCGGAAGTGAAAATCGGCTTCATGGAGTTTGCCAGCAGCAGTTTGAATTTTGTGGTGCGGCCATGGGTGAAAAGCACCGATTACTGGGATGTTTTGTTTGCAATCAACGAACGCGTTAAAAAGGAGTTTGATAAGCAGGGAATTGAGATTCCCTACCCTCAGCAGGATGTACATGTGATGGATAACAAAAGTAACTAA
- a CDS encoding AAA family ATPase has product MTEQNDSPGKNKDNEKVDTTDPLSQIQDMLKKANVQFIPLGNVGPSSVSDDEKEALRDDPDAEALRQIREFSRRPREVRDYLDRFVIKQDAAKKVLSVAICDHYNHVRACLHDASLCDKQYAKSNILLMGPTGVGKTYLMKCIAKLIGVPFVKADATKFSETGYVGSDVEDLVRDLVKVANGNTDLAQYGIIYIDEIDKIAARDHVGGRDVSGRGVQINLLKLMEETDVNLFSQTDIMGQMRAVMNMQKGGKPQKRTMNTRHILFIVSGAFQNLGDQVRKRLDRSAIGFTNDPSQSSRDSNEYLASASTRDFIDYGFEPEFIGRLPVRVSCEHLTKEDLEDVLTKSEDNLLDQYKHDFKGYDIDLSLTPEAISRIAERASKEKTGARGLLTVMEGVFREFKFELPSTPLTMFELTEEAVTDPAASVAQLLISSKDACHVHMAEDVRRFFDRLVMDESLSLHISDEIVDYVVQQSVSQEKTVRGFCEQRFKDFLYGIKLVSQKTGTTSFTITRQVIDDPDGEVSRWIMDSFNKDADCV; this is encoded by the coding sequence ATGACGGAACAGAATGACTCGCCTGGTAAAAACAAGGACAATGAAAAGGTCGATACGACCGATCCACTGTCCCAGATTCAGGATATGTTGAAGAAGGCTAATGTGCAGTTTATTCCGCTGGGGAATGTGGGGCCGTCCAGTGTCTCAGATGATGAAAAAGAAGCACTCAGAGATGATCCCGATGCGGAAGCACTGCGGCAGATTCGCGAATTCAGTCGCCGTCCGCGAGAAGTGCGGGACTATCTGGATCGTTTTGTAATTAAGCAGGATGCCGCTAAAAAAGTGCTGTCTGTTGCGATCTGCGATCACTACAATCATGTGCGTGCCTGTCTGCATGATGCGTCACTGTGCGACAAACAGTACGCCAAATCCAATATTCTTCTTATGGGGCCGACAGGGGTGGGAAAAACCTACCTGATGAAGTGCATTGCCAAATTAATCGGTGTTCCTTTTGTTAAAGCCGATGCCACGAAGTTTTCTGAAACCGGTTATGTGGGCTCAGATGTGGAGGATCTTGTCCGTGATCTGGTCAAAGTGGCCAACGGGAATACAGATTTGGCTCAGTATGGTATCATCTACATCGATGAGATTGATAAAATTGCAGCCAGAGATCACGTCGGTGGACGTGATGTTTCAGGACGCGGTGTGCAGATCAACCTGCTTAAACTCATGGAGGAAACCGATGTAAACCTGTTCAGTCAGACCGATATTATGGGTCAGATGCGGGCAGTGATGAATATGCAGAAAGGCGGAAAGCCGCAAAAACGCACGATGAATACACGGCATATTTTGTTCATTGTCAGTGGAGCCTTCCAGAATTTGGGCGATCAGGTTCGCAAACGCCTGGATCGCTCAGCTATCGGGTTTACCAACGATCCTTCCCAGAGTAGCAGGGATTCCAATGAATACCTGGCCAGCGCCTCGACCCGGGATTTCATCGATTATGGTTTTGAGCCTGAATTTATTGGCCGTCTCCCTGTGCGGGTGTCCTGTGAGCATTTGACAAAAGAGGATTTAGAAGACGTGCTCACCAAGTCAGAGGACAATCTGCTTGATCAGTATAAACATGATTTTAAAGGGTATGATATCGATTTATCGTTAACTCCCGAAGCGATTTCACGTATCGCCGAGCGGGCCTCTAAGGAGAAAACCGGTGCGCGCGGATTGCTGACGGTTATGGAAGGCGTATTTCGTGAGTTTAAATTTGAACTGCCGTCCACGCCATTGACCATGTTTGAGCTGACAGAGGAGGCTGTAACCGATCCTGCCGCATCGGTGGCCCAACTGCTGATCAGTTCAAAGGATGCCTGCCATGTGCATATGGCGGAGGATGTCCGTCGCTTTTTTGACCGCTTGGTAATGGATGAGTCGCTCTCGCTGCATATTTCTGATGAGATTGTCGATTATGTCGTGCAGCAGAGTGTATCGCAGGAGAAAACGGTGCGTGGATTTTGCGAACAGCGTTTTAAAGATTTCCTGTATGGTATCAAACTCGTGAGTCAAAAAACAGGGACGACGTCGTTCACCATAACCAGACAGGTCATCGATGATCCTGACGGCGAGGTCTCCAGGTGGATTATGGATAGTTTCAATAAAGATGCCGATTGCGTGTGA
- a CDS encoding elongation factor G: MINIQNALMFSIISVRKKPSYRADVEARVLNENQSRKVHRVMKDISIADVRNFVIMGHTGSGKTAIVDAILFKTAINDRHGLTDDGTSMADWTDEEKSRKISIWAKPFDGVYTTRSGKIARLVYLDTPGYADFYGQVIAASAVADAAIITVDANSGIQVGTNRAWQRAEELNLPRAIAITEIDKENADFEQTVATIQEHWGKHCIPVRLPTGSGTVANVISGYGLTDDLTEEANELRASLLELAAEMEDELIEKYLGGEELSTEEMFRGLREAIVACHLVPIFVLSGTKEIGIVPLLEGIYNLMPSPLDVPAKDIHGDTVDPSPEAPMVAHVWRSINDPFVGQLSFLRVYGGTLRADSDIYNVSQDTKEHVGVMYLRHGKKQDGTDGATAGDIVAIPKLKHASLNDTFTTPGAPRTMPDITFPGSVVEFAVTAKSQADDDKLGVGMARICEEDPTLHINRNENTHEMILSGMGDVHLSVAVERLKSRNHVEVNLSTPKIAYKETILGIGEGHYKHKKQSGGHGQYGEVYIRIEPKDPADEEWFVDKIVGGAIPNNFIPAVQKGLMEGMQKGPLSGSTVINLKATLYDGSFHDVDSSEIAFKIAAQRALREAMMSAKPSLLEPIMQVKVTVPDQFMGDITGDLNHRRGRILGMETNRGMQVIIADVPKAEMFTYSSQLRSMTGGQGSFEMEFTRYDSVPSNIAQKIIAENQKNEED; the protein is encoded by the coding sequence TTGATTAATATACAAAATGCGTTGATGTTTTCCATTATTTCCGTTAGAAAAAAGCCATCATATCGTGCTGATGTTGAAGCACGAGTATTGAATGAAAATCAGTCAAGGAAGGTACATAGAGTTATGAAAGATATTTCTATCGCTGACGTTCGAAACTTCGTTATCATGGGACATACCGGCAGCGGGAAGACAGCCATCGTCGATGCAATCCTTTTTAAAACAGCGATCAATGACCGACACGGTCTAACCGATGACGGCACCAGCATGGCGGACTGGACAGACGAAGAAAAATCACGGAAAATCTCTATCTGGGCTAAACCCTTCGACGGGGTTTATACGACCCGCTCGGGAAAAATCGCCCGTCTGGTTTATCTGGACACTCCTGGATATGCAGACTTCTATGGACAGGTCATTGCTGCCAGTGCGGTGGCCGATGCCGCCATTATCACTGTGGATGCCAACAGCGGTATACAGGTAGGAACCAATCGCGCCTGGCAGCGGGCCGAAGAACTGAACCTTCCGCGAGCCATTGCGATTACAGAGATTGACAAAGAAAATGCCGATTTCGAACAGACAGTGGCCACCATTCAGGAACACTGGGGTAAACATTGCATCCCTGTCCGCCTGCCTACAGGTTCGGGAACCGTCGCCAATGTAATCAGCGGCTACGGCCTGACCGATGATTTGACGGAGGAAGCCAACGAACTCCGGGCCAGCCTGCTGGAACTGGCGGCTGAAATGGAAGATGAATTGATTGAAAAATATCTCGGCGGCGAAGAACTGTCGACGGAAGAAATGTTCCGGGGACTGCGCGAAGCCATTGTCGCCTGTCATTTGGTTCCCATCTTTGTTCTGTCCGGAACCAAAGAAATCGGCATCGTGCCGCTGCTGGAAGGTATCTACAATTTAATGCCTTCTCCGCTGGATGTGCCTGCAAAGGATATCCATGGCGACACGGTCGATCCATCGCCGGAGGCACCGATGGTAGCGCATGTATGGCGTTCGATCAATGATCCGTTTGTTGGGCAGTTATCTTTCCTGCGCGTCTATGGTGGAACACTGAGAGCTGACAGCGATATCTATAATGTAAGCCAGGATACCAAAGAGCATGTCGGCGTGATGTATCTGCGTCACGGAAAGAAACAGGATGGAACGGACGGAGCCACAGCCGGGGATATCGTTGCCATACCCAAATTAAAACATGCCTCGCTGAATGACACCTTTACGACGCCCGGTGCACCGCGCACGATGCCCGACATCACGTTCCCCGGAAGTGTCGTTGAGTTTGCCGTTACAGCAAAATCACAAGCAGACGATGATAAACTGGGTGTCGGCATGGCGCGCATCTGCGAAGAAGATCCCACCCTGCATATCAATCGGAATGAGAATACCCATGAAATGATTCTTTCGGGTATGGGCGATGTGCATCTGAGTGTGGCCGTGGAACGCCTGAAAAGCCGCAATCACGTCGAAGTCAACCTGTCGACACCGAAAATTGCTTATAAAGAAACCATTCTGGGCATTGGCGAAGGTCATTATAAACATAAAAAACAGTCCGGCGGACACGGCCAGTACGGTGAAGTCTATATTCGTATTGAACCGAAAGATCCGGCAGACGAAGAATGGTTTGTCGACAAGATTGTCGGAGGAGCCATTCCCAACAACTTCATTCCTGCGGTTCAGAAGGGTTTAATGGAAGGGATGCAGAAAGGCCCGCTTTCCGGCTCAACGGTCATCAATCTGAAAGCGACCCTCTATGATGGATCATTCCATGATGTGGATTCCTCTGAAATCGCCTTTAAAATTGCCGCGCAAAGGGCGCTGCGCGAGGCGATGATGAGTGCCAAGCCGTCGCTCTTAGAACCCATTATGCAGGTAAAAGTTACGGTTCCGGATCAGTTCATGGGTGATATCACCGGCGATTTAAATCATCGCCGCGGACGTATTCTGGGCATGGAAACCAATCGCGGCATGCAGGTAATTATCGCAGATGTTCCTAAAGCTGAGATGTTTACCTATTCTTCCCAGTTGCGGAGTATGACTGGCGGACAGGGTTCTTTTGAAATGGAATTCACCCGTTATGACAGCGTTCCTTCAAATATTGCGCAAAAAATCATTGCCGAAAACCAGAAGAACGAGGAAGATTAG